In Lycium ferocissimum isolate CSIRO_LF1 chromosome 7, AGI_CSIRO_Lferr_CH_V1, whole genome shotgun sequence, the sequence CATCGTAAGTAAAGGGATGATTACATATGAACAATGTCTCatagaacatagaacatatcataggataataACCGCATATGAGGGCCccatgggggcggatgccatgcatgctttttcttccttttattttgaaaaagagtatttcttttcataggcatagaaaatagaatttatgtcatatcatgttaaatcatagtatatcatagtatcatagcatatcatagtgtatcataggatcatagcatagcatagtaggtcatagcatagctgatcatagcatagtaggtcatagcatagcatagtgtgtcatagtatcatagcaccgaacagtgtcggctcgcccgcatagcaccgaatatatcggctcgcccataaatcccgcgtcatAAAACATAGTTCCCTTACCAATTTTTCCTACCCCATTACAagtacatttttcatatccaaAAGAGCCCAAAAATCATacattcatcggagtgacgtaaggtcgggaacctccggctatattatattatggaatagctatgggcgcttgcctcacctGGAAgggacgattaatataaggcgagactattaatggagagtaatatcatgaggGAGCATAAAACAGGACCATAAGGCATCGTTCGtatacttagaatctttaaaggaaaatattattcatgagtagagtcGAGGATttaagaaatagtttaacgtgtaatcatagacttggaacctttaatcatagaatcatcatttttcatcatagagccataggtagtcattaaggcttgcaatattgtaaaacttagtttttggagaaaaacgaatattttggaaaacatttgtaaacttttaggaaggaaaatcatgttttggaatcgaggattagttaaaacaactatgatttaagCGATGTCCAACCTTGAATTATAGTACGGAAAACCCAagtggagccataggaggaaattagggaataaaAATCGTATTTACGCATATTACAATTTATGGCGTCACTTGTGAGGATCTTAGGacaatcgagtcctatttgtgtaagttcggaTGTTTAAGAAGCTTTTCCGACATTccacgcaagttctaattcatatcaaaatagtagttagtttcaatctcggatttctaggaaaggaattgtccccgaggcccgtatccaaacctattacatctaagacatgccaagaaagagaagtgaggccttacatacctttttccgcttcttccgctactccaaatccaagttgcaaatccgccagaatctacaatttggtcatgtttaccaaacattgattagagcttttaggaatccaatcttgaatgcacattgtctacaaaaatttcacgccatcccgagaatatggctcggcccaattcatccattaacaacaatccgagaattcaactcggccaaaccaacaacaataacacattaTCAACCATACATTAACACCATTACTTATGCATTACAAAAATTCAAGCTAATGTTGCATTAACTTCTCCAACATTCCGATGGGCCCAAACCTTCATTTAGTAGATTCCGAAAACAactaaaaatatcaaatagagtgaaagaaagaatttttcataatcaacTTATATTACACCAACTAACATGCCGCACACTTtagccgtttttctccttctttccttttcacaacattttctttttcttgatttttcagaACTTAAATGATGAATTGATCTTCTTTTACCAAGACTTAGCCATATTTATACAAGTGAAAACTTGGGAATTTttcacatggccatgcacatagAACTTAAATGATGGTCAAGACACATGGGGGCACATGGCCATACGCCATGTGCTCCCacatggccttttttttttttttttttttttcttttcttttccctccaaatctttcttcaattttctagaaatttccttaagcacaaaagatgaattacatgctacttagtcatcttttatcacatGTATTTTAcacccatgtgggccatagtccaccttGAATCTTTTtccacaagtcatgcataacaatttccaattttcaagtttgcccttaatattccatgccactaaTATTAAATGCGCATTCAAACGAAACCGAAAATGTagctcgtccttaacttcccgccattagtTCGAAATactcaaatgtgcaaaatgcgaggtgtaacaattaacACTTGATTACATCATATTAAAGTCTCCATTCATTATACACTTGATCCAAAGATCTTTAGAACAAGTAATAGTCcttaatcatcaaatatttgcctaaaaagccataataaaataaaataaaataaataaaaagactcgATGCTATTTTAACACTATATTAACACTTGATTACATCATATTAGAGTCTCCATCCATTATACACATGATTCAAAAATCTTTAGAACAAGTAATGGTAATCATAACACTACTATCCAATAAGTCTGACAATAATCTCAAAGCACAACCTTGTTCCAAGGAGAACCATTACTTGTTCTAAAGATCTTTGGATCATGTGTATAATGTATGGGGACTCTAATATGATGTAATAAAGTGTTAATACAGTGTTAAAATAGCATcgagtctttttatttatttaatttaatttaattatagcatttttaggcaaatatttgatgattaagGACCATTACTTGTTCTAAAGATCTTTGGATCATGTGTATAATGGATGGGGACTCTAATATGATGTAATCGAGTGTTAATATAGTGTTAAAATAGCATcgagtctttttatttattttattttattttattatagcttttttaggcaaatatttgatgattaagAACCATTACTTGTTCTAAAGATCTTTGAATCATGTGTATAATGGATGGAGACTCTAATATGATGTACTCAAGTGTTAATATAGTGTTAAAATAGCATagagtctttttatttattttatcttatttaatTATAGCCTTTTTAGGCAAATAGTGGCCTGGTTTATATATCAACTGCTATTTGGACTTCAGATGTATGATGAATTATTAAGAATATgaagcaaattttatttatatgagTTTGCACATAAATCTTAGTCATGGTCTACAATAATAATCACGTCTATAATAAACATTCAATACATACTCACAGTCGATAATCATAAAGATTAACTCAAgtctataataaaaaaaaaacacattcaAATCCACAGAGCAACAACACAgttctataataaaaaaaaaaacacattcaAATCCACAGAGCAACAACACAGTTAATAACCTTGTCATAAATTACCACTTACAAAAATTTGCCCGTCCAAATTCACAAGGCAACAATACAGTTGTCATAAATTGTTTGTTAAAGTAAAAAACAGTTAAAACTAAGCAATAAATTGTTTGTTATCATCCACTACACATAAATTAATTGTTATCATCCACCACACCCAAATTAATTTCCTCGACAACAATCGACACAACTTTGTCAGCGTCAAACTCAACATTAGCTTCATCATCAGGGACTTCTTTTTCATTCTCAGCTTCATCATTAGGGACTTCTTTATCCTTCTCTCCTTCAGCAGTAGGGATCTCGACTTCAGCAGCAGGGACTTCTTTTTCATTCGCAACTTCAGCAGCAGACTCCTTCTCGACTTCAGTAGCAGACACAACGGCAGGGAGATCTTGAGCATTTGGCACATCGACATGTCAAGCAATTGGCTGATCAACATCAACAGCAACCTCACTAGCAGCTTCATTGAAagtctccttcttcttcttcgcctTCTCGCTCTTTCTAATTCTTTCCCCCTCAACATAAGCGACAAGAACCTTCAAAGACTCCTCAATCTTATCCACACGCTGCTTCAGTTGCTCATGCTCCACCTGCCCACTTGGTGTAGCACGACCCATAGATGTCCCAACACCAACATTATCTTTTGCAGCTGAATTACCACCGAGATCTTCCGAATGATTATCCCCAGCCTCTTGAGTATAGTCCTCATCAAAATGCTCCATGGACTCCCTCCCCTTCCTACTAGAAGCCTTTGAGGAATTTTTTGGTGTAATCAAAACAGTCACACCTTCAAGTTCACGCTCCAACTCATCAATGATTGggtcattattttcatcatcatATGGCAGCAGATTTTTCATGTAATCCTGCTCCAACTCACGCACTGTAGGGATGAGGTAAGGGTGTGCCATctacaaataaagaaaacattaaCATTAAGCTTATCTTTTtgccaaaaaattaataatagactccAAATTTATACCTCGATAACTCCAGCTCTCTTAAATGGATCTCCTTCAGCGAATCGCTCCATTTTCTTAGTGTGCCACCTAAGAATCATAGGAATAGGGAAAAGAACCTCCTCTGATTTCCCAGCATTCCTTCGAAGTGCAAGAAAAGCTTCATATGCCCAGACCTGTAATCACATAAATAAAAActgagtgaaaaataaacaagacACAGTCTATACTCTACTGCACCAGTGGTCTATAATATTTACCATGAATGCCCAGGGGAAGCCATAGAGAGCATATGATGCAACCCTTTTCGCCGGGTGCACTTGGTGGTGCTTGGTAATGTCTATGTTCTTCTTCAAGTAGTCCAGAGTGAGTTCAAATGATTCCTTTCCCCAAGGATAGCTACTGAAGAACTCCAAATCGTCTGCCATTTTTATCGTGTCATGATCCACACCCCTCGACACATCTTTGGCAAGCAATATTGTGTGCAGAAACCACACTAGACAACATTTGAGCTTTTCCTCTTTGGTCAGCCTAGGCCCTCTAATCACCGTCAACAGCTTTTCTGCAGAAATCTTTCTATCGCGAGAAACTTTTTTGCAGAATGCTGCCCCTTTCTTAAGTGCCCTTTCCTCTCTAGTTCGGGTGGGATATGATCCACAGTTTAGACCAA encodes:
- the LOC132062469 gene encoding uncharacterized protein LOC132062469; translation: MADDLEFFSSYPWGKESFELTLDYLKKNIDITKHHQVHPAKRVASYALYGFPWAFMVWAYEAFLALRRNAGKSEEVLFPIPMILRWHTKKMERFAEGDPFKRAGVIEMAHPYLIPTVRELEQDYMKNLLPYDDENNDPIIDELERELEGVTVLITPKNSSKASSRKGRESMEHFDEDYTQEAGDNHSEDLGGNSAAKDNVGVGTSMGRATPSGQVEHEQLKQRVDKIEESLKVLVAYVEGERIRKSEKAKKKKETFNEAASEVAVDVDQPIA